In Zygosaccharomyces rouxii strain CBS732 chromosome D complete sequence, one DNA window encodes the following:
- the VPS4 gene encoding AAA family ATPase VPS4 (highly similar to uniprot|P52917 Saccharomyces cerevisiae YPR173C VPS4 Defective in vacuolar protein sorting homologous to mouse SKD1 and to human hVPS4 AAA-type ATPase): protein MSTGDFLTKGIELIQKAIDFDTATQYEEAYTAYYNGLDYLMLALKYEKNPKSKDLIRAKFTEYLNRAEQLKQHLETEEENKKNGSKNASPSRKVTSDEDSEDSKKLRGALSGAILTEKPNVRWEDIAGLDSAKEALKEAVILPVKFPHLFRGNRKPTSGILLYGPPGTGKSYLAKAVATEANSTFFSISSSDLVSKWMGESERLVKQLFAMARENKPSIIFIDEVDALMGQRGEGESEASRRIKTELLVQMNGVGTDSDGVLVLGATNIPWQLDSAIRRRFEKRIYIPLPDQSARTRMFEIDVGETPCSLTKEEFRQLGELTEGYSGSDVAVAVKDALMEPVRRIQSATHFKNVSTVEGQRRLTPCSPGDKGAIELNWVDIEADELQEPELTIKDFLKAVKITRPTVNEEDIKRQLEFTRDFGQEGN from the coding sequence ATGAGCACGGGGGATTTCTTAACCAAAGGTATTGAGTTAATCCAGAAGGCTATTGACTTCGACACTGCTACGCAGTACGAAGAAGCGTATACTGCTTATTACAATGGTCTCGACTATTTGATGCTGGCATTGAAGTACGagaagaatccaaaatCCAAGGATCTGATTAGAGCTAAATTTACCGAGTATTTGAATAGAGCTGAACAATTGAAGCAACATCTAGAGACAGAAGAGGAGAATAAAAAGAATGGTTCTAAAAATGCATCTCCAAGTAGAAAAGTTACAAGTGATGAGGATTCAGAGGATTCGAAGAAATTGAGAGGCGCGTTGTCCGGAGCTATTTTAACTGAAAAGCCAAACGTACGGTGGGAAGATATTGCTGGTTTAGATTCTGCCAAAGAAGCATTGAAAGAAGCTGTGATTTTACCTGTGAAATTCCCCCATCTCTTTAGAGGTAATAGGAAACCCACATCGGGGATCTTGTTATATGGACCACCAGGTACAGGTAAATCTTACTTAGCTAAGGCGGTGGCCACAGAAGCAAACTCTACGTTCTTTAGTATATCTTCCAGTGATTTGGTCTCCAAATGGATGGGTGAATCAGAAAGATTGGTTAAGCAACTATTTGCGATGGCTAGAGAGAATAAGCCCTCGATCATCTTTATCGACGAAGTTGATGCACTAATGGGTCAAAgaggtgaaggtgaaagtGAAGCAAGTAGAAGAATCAAGACGGAATTATTGGTGCAGATGAACGGAGTGGGGACAGATTCTGATGGTGTTTTAGTATTGGGTGCTACTAACATTCCATGGCAATTGGATAGTGCCATTAggagaagatttgaaaaaagaatataTATCCCACTGCCAGATCAAAGTGCTAGAACTAGAATGTTTGAAATTGACGTTGGTGAGACACCATGCTCATTAACCAAGGAAGAATTTAGACAGCTGGGTGAGTTGACAGAAGGTTATTCAGGTAGTGATGTTGCCGTTGCCGTTAAGGATGCGCTCATGGAACCAGTTAGAAGGATTCAGAGTGCTAcccatttcaaaaatgtttCCACAGTGGAAGGTCAAAGGAGATTAACGCCTTGTTCACCAGGTGATAAGGGCgcaattgaattgaattgggtTGATATCGAAGCTgatgaattacaagagCCAGAATTAACCATTAAGGATTTCCTCAAGGCAGTGAAGATTACGAGACCAACGgtaaatgaagaagacatAAAAAGGCAACTAGAGTTCACTCGTGATTTCGGACAAGAGGGAAATTGA
- the NUT2 gene encoding mediator complex subunit NUT2 (highly similar to uniprot|Q06213 Saccharomyces cerevisiae YPR168W NUT2 Component of the RNA polymerase II mediator complex which is required for transcriptional activation and also has a role in basal transcription): protein MQNAAELAGIQDELQTTEQQVVNIIESFIELGVSVYDFPGTQEATQGMVTNLRRNVDRLLKLNQRSNDPTSQLHKLNIPMEVLQYIEDGRNPDIYTREFVEAIRRSNQYQRAKMNGLRQLRDSLAEKIAEEFPDLEQSVQGIVERTGGSTNHDTELNA, encoded by the coding sequence ATGCAAAACGCTGCTGAGCTTGCTGGTATCCAGGATGAATTGCAAACTACCGAACAGCAGGTGGTTAACATCATAGAATCTTTCATCGAACTTGGTGTCTCTGTGTATGATTTCCCCGGTACTCAAGAGGCCACTCAAGGTATGGTTACCAACTTGAGACGTAATGTGGATCGTCTACTGAAATTAAACCAACGCAGTAATGATCCTACTTCTCAATTGCACAAGTTGAACATCCCTATGGAAGTATTGCAGTACATTGAAGATGGGCGTAATCCTGATATCTATACAAGAGAATTCGTCGAGGCCATTAGAAGGTCTAATCAATATCAGAGGGCAAAAATGAATGGATTGAGACAGTTGAGAGATTCTTTGGCTGAGAAAATCGCAGAAGAGTTCCCAGATTTGGAGCAAAGCGTTCAAGGTATTGTAGAGAGAACTGGGGGAAGTACAAACCACGACACCGAGCTGAATGCATAA
- the PDP3 gene encoding Pdp3p (similar to uniprot|Q06188 Saccharomyces cerevisiae YLR455W Hypothetical ORF) yields MVQELKTGDLVLCKVGYFPPWPAVVFPQRLLRNDVYRKRRPNCIAVCFFNDPTYYWEQPHKLRPFEPKMAENFLQQEASTSQEDLIEAYRQAQSFSSLEDFIVSRLKEEDRFGELKEELNRETILPGEDPFMSKAESKKRKSIPTNTRSKNKRSIKPEEEEEEEQEQENRNINDTQSSVADDKDDSAKLSRSNNTNNNKKRKRSKLDRSRKVEISLLIRRRLQQNLVQRDSPPSKQEILDSHKLLNKISENLACDPPFFDIDALRESKLHKLLKVIVNDPDLDEFHHICKDILIHWVDIIAELKAEKLANDQKQQQQQQQPQDHAPTETTIV; encoded by the coding sequence ATGGTTCAGGAATTAAAGACTGGTGATTTAGTTCTATGTAAAGTGGGATACTTCCCACCTTGGCCTGCGGTGGTTTTCCCTCAAAGATTGTTAAGAAATGATGTTTATCGTAAACGAAGGCCGAATTGTATTGCagtttgttttttcaacGATCCAACTTACTATTGGGAGCAACCTCATAAGCTAAGACCATTCGAACCTAAAATGGCCGAAAACTTTCTGCAGCAGGAAGCCTCGACGTCTCAGGAAGATTTGATCGAGGCTTATAGACAAGCCCAAAGTTTTAGCAGCTTAGAGGATTTCATAGTGAGTAGattgaaagaagaggatAGGTTTGGTGAATTAAAGGAGGAGTTGAACAGAGAAACTATATTACCGGGAGAAGATCCCTTTATGAGTAAGGCAGAAtccaagaaaagaaaatcaataCCAACTAATACCAGGAGCAAAAATAAACGAAGCATAAAgccagaagaagaagaagaagaagaacaagaacaagaaaatagGAACATTAACGATACCCAATCATCAGTGGCAGATGACAAAGATGATAGTGCTAAATTGAGCAGGAGTAATAACacaaataataataagaagaggaaaagatcaaagtTGGATCGATCACGAAAGGTGGAAATTTCACTTTTAATACGCCGCAGATTACAACAAAATTTAGTTCAAAGGGACTCACCACCTTCTAAGCAAGAAATCTTGGATTCTCATaaacttttgaacaaaatatCTGAAAATTTGGCTTGTGATCCTCCATTTTTCGATATCGATGCTCTAAGAGAATCCAAATTGCATAAACTTTTGAAAGTGATTGTTAATGATCCTGACTTAgatgaatttcatcacATTTGCAAAGACATATTAATTCATTGGGTTGACATAATTGCAGAATTGAAGGCAGAAAAACTTGCCAACGATCAaaagcaacaacagcaacaacaacaacctcAGGACCATGCACCCACTGAGACTACCATTGTATAA
- the JIP5 gene encoding Jip5p (similar to uniprot|Q06214 Saccharomyces cerevisiae YPR169W JIP5 Nucleolar protein of unknown function exhibits a physical interaction with Bre1p) has product MAKKKENAGVAINPDSLPLLELRYGEPLFQMACHPSRPLIYSGLATGHLYCHEYDASILDKLLQERKSQGKEINSKPWLQLDAESADVSGIRIVWKTRRHRGSVRCLCLDAEGEYVYSVGTDNILKKASAENGKVLKKVDLQGHGSKFTKLVHSGTHPYLLLGDEEGNVLVLDNDTLKLKNKIIKIHGGDAINDIFQFTKRSVHKYISLGQTTLAYWDSRVSNEDDTEDTPEEKRKVLVSDDQEDEILCGTFVDPESGDTVVCGMGEGVLTVWKPEKNDLEDQVNRIKVSKGESIDAVVPTLRDDNCVWCGVSNGRLYKVDTKRGQVVEVREHSEMDEVGFLDLDYEYRLVSGGMDSILIWNTDTEQNDEVESEGGSASSDSDSDSDSDANDSDADGSDANDSEANDSDAGGSDSDANGGDSDDSDSGGKESGKVGLSREELIAELDKEIEENEQEKDNGDKQEEDKKISNKRKRKEKLKKNKRPDNGIAKFEGL; this is encoded by the coding sequence ATGGctaagaagaaggagaacGCTGGTGTAGCTATAAACCCCGATTCGCTTCCTCTACTGGAATTGCGTTATGGGGAACCACTATTCCAAATGGCATGCCACCCCTCACGTCCATTAATCTATAGCGGATTGGCTACGGGGCATCTTTACTGTCACGAATACGATGCTAGCATTCTTGATAAGCTTTTACAAGAACGTAAATCACAAggtaaagaaatcaattctaAACCATGGTTACAGTTAGATGCTGAAAGTGCTGACGTTAGCGGGATCCGTATTGTGTGGAAGACAAGACGTCATCGTGGTAGTGTCAGATGTCTCTGTTTAGATGCTGAAGGTGAATACGTTTACAGTGTTGGTACTGAtaacattttgaagaaagctAGTGcagaaaatggtaaagttttgaaaaaagtagaTCTACAAGGCCATGGGTCTAAATTCACCAAGTTGGTTCATTCAGGAACTCATCCATATCTTTTACttggtgatgaagaggGCAACGTTCTCGTTCTGGATAACGATACtttgaagttgaagaataaaatCATCAAGATCCACGGAGGTGATGCCATTaatgatattttccaattcactAAAAGGTCTGTACATAAGTACATCTCTTTGGGTCAAACTACTCTAGCTTATTGGGATTCTCGTGTATCAAACGAAGATGATACTGAAGATACTCCGGAAGAGAAGCGCAAGGTACTTGTTAGTGATGACCAAGAGGATGAAATCCTATGTGGTACATTTGTAGATCCAGAATCTGGCGATACCGTTGTTTGTGGTATGGGTGAAGGTGTATTGACTGTTTGGAAGCCTGAAAAGAACGATTTGGAGGACCAAGTAAACAGAATTAAAGTTTCTAAAGGAGAGAGTATTGATGCTGTAGTGCCCACTCTACGAGATGATAACTGTGTTTGGTGTGGTGTGTCTAATGGGAGGTTGTACAAGGTGGACACCAAACGTGGCCAAGTCGTAGAAGTTAGAGAGCATAGCGAAATGGATGAGGTTGGGTTTTTAGATTTAGATTACGAATATCGTCTAGTATCAGGAGGTATGGATAGTATATTAATTTGGAATACAGATACCGAACAAAACGATGAAGTTGAAAGTGAAGGTGGTAGTGCCAGTAGCGACAGCGATAGCGACAGCGACAGCGATGCCAATGACAGCGATGCCGATGGTAGCGATGCCAATGATAGCGAAGCCAATGACAGCGATGCCGGCGGCAGCGATAGCGATGCTAATGGCGGTGATAGTGACGATAGCGACAGCGGTGGCAAAGAATCCGGTAAAGTTGGTCTATCAAGGGAAGAGCTAATTGCTGAATTAGATAAAGAAATCGAAGAAAATGAGCAAGAGAAAGATAATGGTGACAAACAGGAGGAAGATAAAAAGATATccaacaagagaaagagaaaggaaaaattgaaaaagaacaagCGTCCTGACAACGGTATTGCCAAGTTTGAGGGTTTGTAG
- the CSA1 gene encoding Csa1p (weakly similar to uniprot|P52919 Saccharomyces cerevisiae YLR457C NBP1 Component of the mitotic apparatus containing a coiled-coil domain essential for the G2/M transition), with translation MLESVRGFIGDILGYQATDPRKKEYGSLDDVRTSNRQGGSGSHARLDRNRLRRRRAIASNGDSANSRKYVRPQDGNRVNKMRNPSARTGPGTLSKLMKSIKNVFSTEDQDLTLMQQACGNTNAMLPPAARRGAHQGAEGRKKLRDRIVRSEAFKRKLLEIKYDDRMLEQVRRGRSVSGSRRRIGEGYQGIEPLQDDKVGLLQRKLQELDSKVQDMDKELQITQKKLKFAQEKNTLLESLLDDANIDSEYVKSRRDIKNLQKENLKPEAELPPSPRRSVNPLFTSSPMRKPPSVQDQEQEQVQGQGQDPTQNFYSKYPKIPETELLVQGRDRTSMSPIRIDYSKYST, from the coding sequence ATGCTGGAGTCAGTTCGAGGATTTATTGGTGATATATTAGGATATCAAGCAACTGATCCtagaaagaaagaatacGGCAGTTTAGATGATGTTAGAACCAGTAACAGACAAGGAGGTAGTGGTTCGCATGCACGCTTAGATCGTAATAGATTGCGTAGAAGGCGAGCTATCGCTAGCAATGGCGATTCAGCTAATAGCAGGAAATATGTGAGACCCCAGGACGGCAATAGAGTTAATAAGATGAGGAATCCTTCCGCAAGGACTGGACCTGGTACATTGAGTAAGCTGATGAAATCTATCAAGAATGTGTTTTCTACTGAGGATCAGGATTTAACCCTAATGCAACAGGCATGTGGTAATACTAATGCTATGTTACCACCAGCAGCTAGAAGAGGCGCCCACCAAGGAGCAGAAGGACGGAAGAAACTCAGAGATAGGATCGTTAGAAGTGAAgcattcaaaagaaaactgcTTGAAATCAAGTACGATGATCGCATGTTAGAACAGGTACGTCGTGGAAGATCCGTATCCGGCagtagaagaagaatcgGCGAAGGGTATCAAGGTATCGAACCATTGCAAGACGATAAAGTGGGTCTACTGCAGAGAAAATTGCAAGAGTTAGATTCTAAAGTACAGGATATGGATAAAGAGTTGCAAATCACtcaaaaaaaattgaaatttgctCAAGAGAAAAATACGCTTTTGGAATCGTTGTTGGATGATGCTAATATCGATAGCGAATACGTCAAATCTCGTAGGGATATCAAAAACttacaaaaagaaaacttaAAACCGGAAGCCGAATTACCACCTTCGCCAAGAAGATCAGTCAATCCGCTTTTCACTTCAAGCCCCATGCGTAAGCCTCCTTCTGTACAAGaccaagaacaagaacaagtaCAGGGACAGGGACAGGATCCGACCCAAAACTTTTACAGCAAGTATCCCAAGATTCCAGAGACTGAACTGCTTGTACAGGGACGTGATCGAACCTCTATGTCGCCTATAAGAATTGATTATTCAAAGTATTCCACGTGA
- a CDS encoding pyridoxal 5'-phosphate synthase (similar to uniprot|Q06608 Saccharomyces cerevisiae YPR172W Protein of unknown function transcriptionally activated by Yrm1p along with genes involved in multidrug resistance), whose translation MSFTEKFPPHLFELIKTSKYVHVATCSKDCIPTISLMNYIYVPIGKSYEKGEDGADKDYIVFATLTNTEKYRNICDNPKVSLLFHDWITAKNLSVRKHSLSQSPTPDNNDETQEHPSKLLNLLQELNQAELFQMSANLRGSASVVNPSSDESKYYKDLLLRVNPDAHVFIQHANTVVVKVQIESAKVSDTENNTKVYN comes from the coding sequence ATGTCTTTTACTGAGAAGTTCCCACCACATCTGTTTGAACTCATTAAAACATCCAAGTACGTTCATGTGGCGACATGTTCCAAAGACTGTATACCTACAATATCATTAATGAACTATATTTATGTACCTATTGGTAAGAGCTATGAAAAGGGTGAAGATGGTGCTGATAAAGATTATATTGTTTTTGCCACTTTGACTAATACCGAGAAGTACCGTAACATTTGCGATAACCCCAAagtttcattattattccATGATTGGATTACCGCTAAGAATCTCTCTGTAAGGAAGCACAGTTTGTCTCAAAGCCCAACCCCTGACAATAACGATGAGACTCAAGAACATCCAAGCAAACTTCTAAACCTGttgcaagaattgaatcaagCTGAGTTATTCCAAATGAGTGCAAACCTGAGGGGTTCAGCATCCGTTGTTAATCCTTCTAGTGACGAATCTAAATACTACAAAGATTTACTGCTAAGAGTTAATCCAGATGCTCACGTTTTCATCCAACATGCTAACACGGTCGTTGTTAAGGTACAGATTGAATCCGCCAAAGTTTCCGATACAGAAAATAACACTAAGGTCTATAACTGA
- a CDS encoding uncharacterized protein (similar to uniprot|P0C5R7 Saccharomyces cerevisiae YPR169W-A Identified by fungal homology and RT-PCR), with protein MRPVVAPGKAWFCTILSAFGVLILTPIAHLFNSNHESFLGSINDPEDGPAVAHTVYLAALVYLIFFVFCGSQVFLASRKRSIALR; from the exons ATGAGACCAGTTGTAGCA CCCGGTAAAGCTTGGTTCTGTACCATTTTATCTGCATTTGGTGTACTTATCCTTACGCCAATTGCGCaccttttcaattcaaatCATGAATCCTTTTTAGGATCTATAAATGATCCTGAAGATGGTCCTGC GGTTGCACATACGGTATACCTGGCGGCATTGGTTTATCTGATCTTTTTTGTATTTTGCGGGTCTCAAGTCTTCCTTGCAAGCAGGAAACGTTCCATTGCACTGCGTTAA
- the BSP1 gene encoding Bsp1p (weakly similar to uniprot|Q06604 Saccharomyces cerevisiae YPR171W BSP1 Adapter that links synaptojanins Inp2p and Inp53p to the cortical actin cytoskeleton) — MGRSAELEEFLKRVEDYDLQRRGNNDVTTTAGATNNEMNGGYSEESLERARKLLSENGVAIVDGESRKSTLDAPELAYRSAYNYERTFSPKRVTTNSKTYTVSEDDYLLLQRLKAKEKPPAPLPPHEKSRDNDRLRKLLDGVTTPSFPKTTTSLPSSSYYSTNLESRKTEAIPAVTSRSRGPPPVPPKSRSRAKDESENIEPEKDVGKPISPPRSPSSSPPSSPTKSPYKVELKSSPKKFNLKAELEPSKKTLALDNGKSSSPNKESPSSLSSHLDFLDSVQRNKVEPNLETPKNKSPIKSSSLHSNQFIDSAAHKSTPPAKPNKPLELANTPKSSLQRTRSGSFINSALKSPVTQPTASSASPTIFKIPSKPSTESFINSALKASPPPPPKPARKPTTIVKPRPLSKPASLRKSSTAPEDGEFRPEKPAGLAQLRPTGSNEKPKPHVPPKKSELVLPKLRHVDRTDSHGNKINSEADFTAKLKKTTPPEVPKKNPSLPEALKRLSNLSKAAPPPKPEEDVPEALTKVGHLSRAAPPPKRAEDVPEALAHLEKLNKVSKQPPVPTRKISMGEALQKAQELKKQQQKQSQSSEGEQKPKDVKSELGAVLMAQKLRASKPLLSGSSSTEPSSTNSSTTSLSSSNSSNTLSHANKTRSKGPKRRIPSTIKM; from the coding sequence ATGGGAAGAAGTGCAGAGCTGGAGGAATTTTTGAAACGTGTAGAGGACTACGATTTACAGCGGAGGGGAAATAACGATGTTACAACGACTGCTGGTGCTACtaataatgaaatgaatGGCGGGTATTCTGAGGAAAGTCTAGAGAGGGCAAGAAAGTTGCTTTCTGAAAATGGCGTAGCCATTGTTGACGGTGAATCAAGAAAAAGCACATTAGATGCACCTGAATTAGCATACAGATCAGCTTATAACTACGAAAGGACTTTTTCACCCAAGAGGGTAACAACAAATTCTAAGACTTATACAGTTTCAGAAGACGATTATCTTCTTTTACAACGGTTAAAGGCTAAGGAAAAACCTCCAGCACCACTTCCCCCCCATGAGAAATCTAGGGACAATGATCGCTTAAGAAAATTATTGGATGGCGTAACAACACCGTCGTTCCCTAAAACCACGACTTCTCTGCCGAGTAGCAGCTATTATAGTACCAACCTAGAATCTAGAAAGACGGAAGCAATCCCTGCTGTGACTTCAAGAAGTAGAGGACCACCACCAGTTCCTCCTAAATCAAGATCGAGAGCAAAAGATGAATCGGAAAATATAGAACCTGAAAAAGATGTTGGAAAACCCATTTCACCACCAAGATCGCCATCAAGCTCACCACCAAGCTCACCAACTAAATCGCCTTATAAAGTGGAATTAAAAAGCAGCCCTAAAAAGTTCAATCTTAAGGCAGAACTTGAGCCATCTAAAAAGACTCTTGCACTCGACAATGggaaatcttcttcaccaaataaGGAATCACCTTCATCCTTATCATCTCATCTCGATTTCTTAGATTCTGTACAGAGAAATAAAGTGGAACCAAACTTAGAGACGCCAAAAAACAAGTCACCAATTAAGAGCTCTTCCCTTCATTCAAACCAATTTATTGATTCTGCCGCTCATAAATCGACACCGCCCGCCAAACCCAATAAACCCTTGGAATTGGCAAACACCCCAAAAAgttctttacaaagaacAAGATCTGGGAGTTTTATCAATTCAGCATTAAAATCCCCAGTTACACAACCAACAGCTTCCAGTGCTAGCCCtactattttcaaaataccTTCAAAACCTAGCACCGaaagtttcatcaattcAGCTCTCAAAgcttcaccaccaccaccaccaaagCCGGCAAGAAAACCAACTACAATCGTTAAACCAAGACCACTCAGCAAACCAGCTTCACTGAGAAAATCATCAACGGCACCTGAGGATGGTGAATTTAGGCCAGAAAAACCTGCAGGATTAGCTCAATTAAGGCCAACAGGTTCCAATGAAAAGCCCAAACCACACGTTCCTCCTAAAAAATCTGAACTTGTACTACCAAAGCTTCGCCATGTAGACCGTACCGACTCACAtggaaataaaataaattcAGAGGCTGACTTTACAgctaaattgaagaaaaccACACCACCAGAAGTACCAAAAAAGAATCCAAGTCTCCCTGAGGCACTTAAAAGATTGAGTAATTTGTCAAAAGCAGCACCTCCACCAAaacctgaagaagatgtACCTGAAGCTTTAACCAAAGTAGGCCATTTATCAAGAGCGGCCCCTCCTCCAAAGAGAGCGGAGGATGTTCCTGAGGCATTGGCCcatttagaaaaattgaataaagtGAGTAAACAGCCGCCAGTACCCACTCGCAAGATTTCGATGGGAGAAGCATTGCAAAAGgctcaagaattgaaaaaacaacaacagaaGCAGTCACAATCTTCTGAAGGAGAACAAAAACCCAAGGATGTCAAGAGCGAACTAGGGGCAGTCCTAATGGCACAAAAGTTAAGGGCCTCTAAACCTCTCCTGTCTGGTTCATCTAGTACAGAACCTTCAAGTACCAACAGCAGTACGACGAGTCTAAGTAGCAGCAATTCGTCAAACACACTAAGCCATGCAAACAAAACTAGATCAAAGGGTCCAAAGAGAAGAATACCTAGTACTATAAAGATGTGA
- the MET16 gene encoding phosphoadenylyl-sulfate reductase (thioredoxin) (similar to uniprot|P18408 Saccharomyces cerevisiae YPR167C MET16 3'-phosphoadenylsulfate reductase reduces 3'-phosphoadenylyl sulfate to adenosine-3' 5'-bisphosphate and free sulfite using reduced thioredoxin as cosubstrate involved in sulfate assimilation and methionine metabolism): MVESMSYHLNDGTVVTQEQLDHWNQGLSSLQSPQQVLQWALLTFPHLCQTTAFGLTGLATVDMLDKLTDSKMVPLIFIDTLHQFPQTLDLLKKVEDRYYAPSGQKVHIFKPQGCNTEVEFAQMHGDFLWDLDEEKYDFLVKVEPAHRAYKELKCAAVLTGRRKTQGTSRSQLQFIELDALNGIVKINPLALWDFNQVNNYIRENNVPYNELLDLGYKSIGDYHSTQPVKEGEDERAGRWKGKTKTECGLHETSRFAQYLNASRT; encoded by the coding sequence ATGGTTGAATCGATGAGTTACCACCTAAACGACGGTACGGTTGTGACCCAAGAGCAACTGGATCATTGGAACCAAGGTCTATCCAGTCTGCAGAGCCCACAGCAGGTACTACAATGGGCTCTATTGACCTTTCCACATCTGTGTCAAACCACAGCGTTTGGATTAACTGGCCTGGCCACCGTCGATATGTTGGACAAATTGACAGATTCTAAGATGGTTCCATTAATCTTTATCGACACTCTACATCAGTTCCCACAAACTCTAGACCTCTTAAAGAAGGTGGAAGACCGCTACTATGCACCTTCTGGTCAAAAGGTTCACATTTTCAAACCACAAGGTTGTAATACAGAGGTGGAATTTGCCCAAATGCATGGTGATTTCCTTTGGGATCTAGATGAGGAAAAATACGATTTCTTGGTCAAAGTGGAGCCTGCTCACAGAGCCTATAAAGAACTAAAATGTGCTGCGGTTTTGACTGGACGTCGTAAGACTCAAGGAACCTCGAGATCacaattacaatttatTGAACTAGATGCCTTAAATGGGATCGTTAAGATCAACCCGCTAGCCCTATGGGATTTTAACCAAGTGAATAACTACATCAGGGAGAACAACGTTCCATATAACGAATTACTTGACCTCGGTTACAAATCAATTGGTGATTATCACTCTACGCAACCGGTTAAAGAAGGTGAGGATGAGCGTGCGGGACGTTGGAAGGGCAAGACAAAGACTGAGTGCGGCCTACATGAAACGAGTAGATTTGCTCAGTACTTGAACGCTTCTCGGACTTAA
- the MRP2 gene encoding mitochondrial 37S ribosomal protein uS14m (highly similar to uniprot|P10663 Saccharomyces cerevisiae YPR166C MRP2 Mitochondrial ribosomal protein of the small subunit), which produces MGNFRFPIKTKLPPGFVNARVIRDNFKRQQFAENEVTQRALKYIARNTTLPAKARLEAQLRLSAAPNYMRQTQIKNRCFETGNARAVFSDFRLCRTQFREKAKQGDLPGVKKGIW; this is translated from the coding sequence ATGGGTAACTTCCGTTTTCCAATCAAGACCAAACTTCCGCCAGGATTCGTCAATGCTCGTGTAATCAGAGACAATTTCAAGCGTCAACAGTTTGCGGAGAATGAAGTTACACAAAGAGCACTCAAATACATTGCTCGTAATACGACGTTACCAGCAAAGGCAAGACTGGAAGCACAGCTAAGACTCTCGGCCGCACCCAACTACATGAGACAGACTCAGATCAAAAACCGTTGTTTCGAAACCGGTAACGCAAGAGCAGTCTTCAGCGATTTTAGACTCTGCAGAACCCAATTCCGTGAAAAGGCCAAGCAAGGTGATTTGCCTGGCGTCAAGAAAGGTATCTGGTAA